One window of the Elusimicrobium sp. An273 genome contains the following:
- a CDS encoding PdxA family dehydrogenase, which yields MKPVVFITAGDPLGIGPEVTVKALKSPLVQHACSPIVIGEPCSLFRAGFSDRLARLISMDTCECLQDAPHGPTEAGGLSSFKSVELACKLALRTHCPLVTAPISKQSWSLAHIPYVGHTELLRERAGKEGLMMFVSGPIRCALVSEHFAISDLPHILTRSRVSQAARHFAQALQRLGVKHPHIAFCALNPHAGDNGKFGTEEHSVIEPVIRAMRRKGICAEGPFPADSIWAAHAHGKYDGLLCMYHDQALLGLKLAAREPIVHVTAGLKFLRTSPTHGTAFDIAGKNKANAQSMTAAILFAAARAKCPEI from the coding sequence ATGAAACCCGTTGTATTTATAACCGCGGGCGACCCGTTGGGGATCGGCCCGGAAGTAACCGTTAAAGCTTTAAAAAGCCCGTTAGTACAACACGCCTGCTCTCCGATTGTCATCGGAGAGCCGTGTTCGCTTTTCCGCGCCGGATTTTCTGACCGGCTGGCGCGGCTTATTAGTATGGACACCTGCGAATGCCTGCAGGACGCGCCCCACGGCCCCACCGAAGCCGGCGGGCTTTCTTCCTTTAAATCCGTAGAACTCGCGTGCAAGCTGGCCCTTCGCACCCACTGCCCGTTGGTAACGGCTCCCATTTCCAAACAAAGCTGGTCGTTGGCGCATATCCCGTATGTGGGCCACACCGAACTGCTGCGCGAACGGGCGGGAAAAGAGGGGCTGATGATGTTTGTCAGCGGGCCCATCCGCTGTGCGCTGGTCAGCGAGCATTTTGCCATTTCCGATTTGCCCCATATTCTCACGCGATCGCGCGTTTCTCAGGCCGCCCGGCACTTTGCACAGGCTTTGCAACGCTTGGGCGTCAAGCACCCGCACATTGCGTTTTGCGCGCTTAATCCGCACGCCGGCGACAACGGCAAATTCGGCACCGAAGAACATTCCGTCATTGAACCCGTCATCCGGGCCATGCGCCGCAAAGGAATTTGCGCCGAAGGCCCCTTTCCCGCAGACAGCATTTGGGCGGCCCACGCCCACGGGAAATACGACGGGCTGTTGTGCATGTATCACGACCAGGCGCTTTTGGGCCTTAAACTGGCCGCGCGCGAGCCGATTGTGCACGTAACGGCCGGGCTGAAGTTTTTGCGCACCTCCCCTACGCACGGCACCGCGTTTGACATTGCCGGCAAAAACAAAGCCAACGCCCAAAGCATGACGGCGGCCATCTTGTTTGCTGCCGCCCGCGCCAAATGCCCGGAAATTTAA
- a CDS encoding peptidylprolyl isomerase — protein sequence MKKANKLFLAVLLAALGVNGQAKVMESSVATVNGRPILSSEYDTYLDGVIEQYELAAPQFLQQPYAKDILGREVLKELISKELLYQAAEEEKIQVKDSEVDAGLNEIKSRFIVDETTGKPDPKGADKRFTEALKKQGMSLKTYTKKLSQDVAVRKLMEEKLKATVKPVEEADAKALYDDVEAVMKNKTKKIKELEKEDPARLKEAQAIAAKLKQLTGEQVRIGHIYLAVTKDMKPADVKKKEELAKQIKKEIDNGMDFSEAVKKYTEDKNALASGGDMILLKGVAPKAIDEKAFSLAVGKVSDPIKSDVGFHIIKIKEKRAERSISYEDIAKDLAQYLAQQRVQLAMAQYIEELYNKADVKVTIEFESDALLQDQAADAKAAPEKSAAKDAKADAKTAKEDSKK from the coding sequence ATGAAAAAAGCGAATAAACTGTTTTTAGCCGTCTTGCTGGCGGCGTTAGGGGTAAACGGGCAGGCCAAGGTAATGGAATCTTCCGTTGCCACGGTGAACGGACGCCCGATTCTCTCCTCCGAGTATGACACGTATCTGGACGGCGTCATCGAACAATATGAACTGGCTGCCCCGCAATTTTTGCAGCAGCCCTACGCCAAAGATATTTTAGGGCGGGAAGTGCTTAAAGAACTGATTTCCAAAGAACTTTTGTATCAGGCCGCGGAGGAAGAAAAAATCCAAGTAAAAGATTCCGAGGTGGACGCCGGGTTGAACGAAATCAAGAGCCGGTTTATCGTGGATGAAACCACCGGCAAGCCCGATCCCAAAGGGGCCGACAAACGCTTTACCGAAGCCCTTAAAAAACAGGGCATGAGCCTGAAAACCTACACCAAAAAGCTTTCCCAAGATGTGGCCGTGCGCAAACTGATGGAAGAAAAGCTCAAAGCCACCGTCAAACCCGTGGAAGAGGCCGACGCCAAAGCGCTGTATGACGACGTGGAAGCCGTCATGAAAAATAAAACCAAAAAGATAAAAGAACTGGAAAAAGAAGATCCGGCCCGCCTTAAAGAAGCACAAGCAATCGCCGCCAAACTCAAACAGCTGACGGGCGAACAAGTGCGCATCGGGCACATTTATCTGGCCGTTACCAAAGATATGAAACCGGCCGACGTCAAGAAAAAAGAAGAATTGGCCAAACAAATCAAAAAAGAAATTGACAACGGAATGGATTTCTCGGAAGCGGTCAAAAAATATACCGAAGACAAAAACGCCCTGGCCAGCGGCGGAGATATGATTTTGCTCAAAGGTGTAGCGCCCAAAGCCATTGACGAAAAAGCGTTTTCGCTCGCCGTAGGCAAAGTAAGCGATCCGATTAAAAGCGATGTGGGATTTCACATTATTAAAATTAAAGAAAAACGCGCAGAAAGATCGATTTCCTACGAAGACATTGCCAAAGATTTAGCCCAATACTTGGCCCAGCAGCGCGTACAGCTGGCGATGGCCCAATATATTGAAGAGCTCTACAACAAGGCCGACGTCAAAGTAACCATTGAATTTGAATCGGACGCCCTGCTGCAAGACCAAGCCGCCGACGCCAAAGCGGCCCCGGAGAAATCCGCCGCCAAAGACGCCAAAGCGGACGCCAAAACGGCTAAAGAAGACAGCAAAAAATAA
- a CDS encoding biotin--[acetyl-CoA-carboxylase] ligase: protein MSSSVHFKEIDSTNNYLKEHCAQLPHGFIVTADKQTAGRGRFNRKWVSQEGGLYFSVLIKPEQTDFWPNFTQLMGLSLCRAIEKRYPKTYLKWPNDVLADGKKLCGILSEGVLCGGKLEGMIIGTGVNVGQKTMPDVGQPATSLYLLGVQADKQTLLGEIMDYFWQDYPAVQARGFAAICEPYRARFPFIGKEITVKNGEKPLCGTVRDVSSRGTLLLNTADGPEEIYIGDLIV from the coding sequence ATGAGCTCCAGCGTGCATTTTAAGGAAATAGATTCCACCAATAATTACCTCAAAGAACACTGCGCCCAACTGCCGCACGGATTTATTGTAACGGCGGACAAACAAACCGCCGGCCGCGGCCGTTTTAACCGCAAATGGGTATCGCAGGAAGGCGGGCTCTATTTCTCCGTATTAATCAAGCCCGAGCAAACCGATTTTTGGCCCAATTTTACGCAGCTGATGGGCCTTAGCCTCTGCCGCGCAATTGAAAAACGCTACCCTAAAACATATCTCAAATGGCCCAACGACGTGCTGGCCGACGGCAAAAAACTGTGCGGCATTTTAAGCGAAGGCGTGCTCTGCGGCGGGAAATTGGAAGGAATGATTATCGGCACGGGCGTAAACGTGGGGCAAAAAACCATGCCGGACGTGGGACAGCCGGCCACCTCGCTCTATCTGCTGGGCGTGCAGGCGGACAAGCAAACCTTGCTGGGCGAGATTATGGACTATTTTTGGCAGGACTATCCGGCGGTGCAAGCCCGCGGATTTGCCGCCATTTGCGAGCCGTACCGGGCAAGATTTCCCTTCATCGGCAAAGAAATCACCGTTAAAAACGGCGAAAAACCCCTTTGTGGAACAGTGCGGGACGTATCTTCGCGCGGGACGCTTCTGTTGAACACCGCCGACGGCCCGGAAGAAATATACATAGGAGACCTGATTGTATGA
- a CDS encoding sodium ion-translocating decarboxylase subunit beta, which produces MDILTSLTKIAHATSLYALTWQQLVMIVVCCFLLWLGIKKQFEPLLLIPIAFGGLLSNIPLAGIAETGGFLRVVYDAGIQTGLFPLFIFMSVGAMTDFGPLIANPKTSLLGGAAQFGIFATLIGAIALSYVHFGDAQPFAFGLKEAASIGIIGGADGPTAIFLTSRLAPQLLGAIAVAAYSYMALVPIIQPPIMKLLTTDAERKIKMTQLRPVSKREKILFPLVLLLLCAFLLPDAAPLIGALTFGNLIKESGVAERLSKTLQNDFCNITTILLGLSVGSKLQASQFLKTETLGILLLGIIAFSIATASGVLLAKLMNCFSKTKINPLIGSAGVSAVPMAARVSNKIGLEYDKNNYLLMHAMGPNVAGVIGSAVAAGVLLSLLGK; this is translated from the coding sequence ATGGATATTTTAACTTCTCTTACGAAAATAGCGCACGCCACCTCGCTTTATGCGCTTACGTGGCAGCAGCTGGTGATGATTGTGGTATGCTGTTTCCTCTTGTGGCTGGGGATTAAAAAGCAATTTGAACCGCTGTTGCTGATTCCCATTGCCTTTGGCGGGCTGCTTTCCAACATTCCGCTGGCGGGCATTGCCGAAACGGGCGGGTTTCTGCGCGTCGTATACGATGCCGGTATTCAGACGGGGCTTTTCCCGCTGTTTATCTTTATGTCCGTAGGCGCCATGACGGACTTCGGCCCGCTGATCGCCAACCCCAAAACGTCCCTTTTGGGCGGGGCGGCGCAGTTTGGCATTTTCGCCACGCTGATTGGCGCCATTGCGCTTTCCTACGTGCACTTTGGGGACGCCCAGCCCTTTGCGTTTGGGCTTAAAGAAGCGGCCTCCATCGGCATTATCGGCGGGGCGGACGGCCCGACGGCCATCTTCTTAACCTCCCGCCTCGCGCCCCAGTTGTTGGGCGCCATTGCCGTAGCGGCGTATTCGTATATGGCGCTGGTGCCGATTATCCAGCCGCCCATTATGAAGCTCTTGACCACGGACGCGGAACGCAAAATCAAAATGACGCAGCTGCGCCCCGTTTCCAAACGCGAGAAAATCTTGTTCCCGCTGGTGCTCTTGCTTTTGTGCGCGTTCCTGCTGCCCGACGCCGCCCCCTTAATCGGCGCGTTGACGTTTGGCAACCTGATTAAAGAGTCCGGCGTGGCGGAGCGTTTGTCCAAAACCCTGCAGAACGACTTCTGCAACATTACCACCATTCTGCTGGGGTTGTCGGTCGGTTCCAAACTGCAGGCCAGCCAGTTCTTAAAAACCGAAACGCTGGGGATTTTGCTCTTGGGCATTATTGCCTTCTCCATTGCCACGGCTTCGGGCGTGTTGCTGGCTAAGCTGATGAACTGCTTCAGCAAAACGAAAATCAACCCGCTTATCGGTTCCGCCGGCGTATCGGCCGTGCCGATGGCGGCGCGCGTTTCCAATAAAATCGGTTTGGAATACGACAAAAACAACTACCTGCTGATGCATGCCATGGGCCCCAATGTGGCGGGCGTCATCGGCAGTGCGGTGGCGGCGGGTGTGTTGCTGTCGCTGTTGGGAAAATAG
- a CDS encoding OadG family protein yields the protein MSADNLMMQSVNITIIGMLVVFVFLIIMVGIMKVLGKLVEAMEKYFPQTVPGAEDNALIAVAVAAARRFQGK from the coding sequence ATGAGTGCAGATAATCTGATGATGCAATCCGTCAACATTACCATTATCGGAATGTTGGTCGTTTTCGTGTTTCTGATTATAATGGTCGGAATCATGAAAGTGTTGGGCAAGCTGGTAGAGGCGATGGAAAAGTATTTTCCGCAAACCGTACCCGGCGCCGAAGACAACGCACTAATTGCAGTGGCCGTGGCCGCCGCCAGAAGATTTCAAGGAAAATAA
- a CDS encoding biotin/lipoyl-containing protein, whose amino-acid sequence MKKINFMLTAFRDGFQSVYGARVLTKDFMPAVEAARHAGINHMEFGGGARFQALFFYCNENAFDMMDTFRKTAGPDANLQTLARGVNVVGLDSQPSDVIKAHAQLFKKHGTTTIRNFDALNDVNNLIYSGQCIHDAGLKHEVCVSMMSLAPGWDPTGQIHTEVFYEKILRQILDSGVPFDSVCFKDASGTSTPATVGKTIAMARRLLPKGTKIVFHTHETAGNSIACCLEAIHAGADQLDLSMQPVSGGTCQPDILTMWHALRGTEYTLDIDPKKIQEAENVFQDCMSKYFLPPEATAVNPIIPFSPLPGGALTANTQMMRDNGTFDKFPEVVKAMGECVKLGGFGTSVTPVSQFYFQQAYSNVMFGPWKKITPGYGKMVLGYFGKTPVEPDPEVVKEASQQLGLPPTKKTPLEINDADPKKGLKVAEAKLKEAGLPVTEENVFIVATCADKGLLYLKGEAKVNGIRWAADAKKAAAASSGAVKVTVNGKAYEVVFDGDSAVVNGKRYNVSTAASDAKAEAKPAANTGAGGTVKSPLPGAVLRLSAKDGEHVSEGQEIIVLEAMKMETAVSATASGTVHFLVKQGDQVQTGDALAEIK is encoded by the coding sequence ATGAAAAAAATTAATTTTATGCTGACCGCGTTTCGCGACGGCTTTCAGTCCGTCTACGGCGCGCGCGTACTGACCAAAGACTTTATGCCGGCGGTAGAAGCCGCCCGCCATGCGGGAATTAACCACATGGAATTTGGCGGCGGGGCCCGCTTCCAGGCGTTGTTTTTCTACTGCAACGAAAACGCTTTTGATATGATGGACACCTTCCGCAAAACCGCCGGGCCGGACGCCAACCTGCAAACCTTGGCCCGCGGCGTAAACGTGGTGGGGTTGGACAGCCAGCCCTCGGACGTGATCAAAGCCCACGCCCAACTGTTTAAAAAACACGGCACCACCACCATCCGCAACTTTGACGCGTTAAACGACGTAAACAACCTGATCTATTCCGGCCAGTGCATTCACGACGCCGGCCTCAAACACGAAGTGTGCGTGAGCATGATGTCCTTGGCACCGGGCTGGGATCCCACGGGCCAAATCCACACCGAAGTTTTCTACGAAAAAATCCTGCGCCAAATTTTAGACTCCGGCGTTCCGTTTGACTCCGTCTGCTTTAAAGACGCCTCCGGCACTTCCACGCCGGCCACCGTCGGCAAAACCATTGCCATGGCGCGCCGCCTGCTGCCCAAAGGCACCAAAATTGTGTTCCACACGCACGAAACGGCGGGCAACTCCATCGCCTGCTGTTTGGAAGCCATCCACGCCGGGGCCGACCAGCTGGATCTTTCCATGCAGCCCGTATCCGGCGGCACCTGCCAGCCCGACATTTTAACCATGTGGCACGCGCTGCGCGGCACGGAATACACCTTGGACATTGACCCCAAGAAAATCCAGGAAGCCGAAAACGTGTTTCAAGACTGCATGAGCAAATACTTCCTGCCGCCCGAGGCCACGGCGGTCAACCCGATTATTCCCTTCTCTCCGCTGCCCGGCGGCGCGCTGACGGCCAACACCCAAATGATGCGCGACAACGGCACCTTTGACAAATTCCCCGAAGTGGTAAAAGCCATGGGCGAATGCGTCAAACTCGGCGGATTCGGCACGTCCGTTACGCCGGTTTCCCAGTTCTACTTCCAGCAGGCCTACAGCAACGTAATGTTTGGCCCCTGGAAAAAAATTACCCCCGGCTACGGCAAAATGGTACTGGGCTACTTTGGCAAAACGCCGGTGGAACCAGATCCGGAAGTGGTCAAAGAAGCCAGCCAGCAGCTGGGCTTGCCCCCCACCAAGAAAACGCCGCTTGAAATCAACGACGCCGACCCCAAGAAAGGGCTCAAAGTGGCCGAGGCCAAACTCAAAGAAGCCGGCCTGCCGGTAACGGAAGAAAACGTATTCATCGTGGCCACCTGCGCCGACAAAGGGCTCTTGTACCTGAAAGGCGAAGCCAAAGTAAACGGCATCCGCTGGGCGGCCGACGCCAAGAAAGCGGCGGCGGCTTCGTCGGGTGCGGTAAAAGTAACCGTCAACGGGAAAGCCTACGAAGTCGTGTTTGACGGGGACAGCGCCGTCGTAAACGGAAAACGCTACAACGTGTCCACCGCCGCTTCGGACGCAAAAGCCGAAGCCAAACCCGCCGCCAATACGGGCGCGGGCGGAACGGTGAAATCCCCCCTGCCGGGCGCTGTGTTGCGCCTGAGCGCAAAAGACGGGGAACACGTCAGCGAAGGGCAGGAAATTATAGTATTGGAAGCCATGAAAATGGAAACGGCCGTTTCCGCCACGGCGTCCGGTACGGTGCATTTCCTGGTCAAACAGGGCGACCAAGTTCAAACCGGCGACGCGCTGGCCGAAATTAAATAA
- a CDS encoding transcription-repair coupling factor: MTDKKQTFPSRYYGLPNGAAKAYFVCQKYLNRNQNALFVTSSDTDDFDNAAHEFAPRGAQVFHLPDTDTGRMDALYDLLSPASGPRVLSASYEALSLPLPSPQEFKARLFTVRRGDTLRRQELLDNLQAAGYTREDYAETPGQYAARGSVVDIFCLNRPEPLRLYFAGNRVDVISAFDLDTQNTKEHVDEAVVIPLAFSQTPATLADYTPGYTFIFDEPDKEFPLADYPGCAVTTLLPSADATDCGLKSNIAFNANMELLEHEVASLQERSMTVTICCLNRGELDRMTELTADYPHLKKAVFKISPLTQGFYSPEDHFALITSNEILDRRYNTSRVLKRFDVEGAKRVRFKELQAGDYVVHQEHGIGRYLGLEVLDKEENPTDCLVIEYRRGSRLYVPMYDFKKVQKYIGAGGKRPALSALGGVAWKDVKKRVKEEAQKAAKEILHLEALRQATPAPEVPGDPRIEQEFADSFPYVLTPGQEQAIRDTLHDLDLPKPMDRVLVGDVGFGKTEVAMRAALKVALSGKQVMVLVPTTILADQHYKTFSKRMAGFPVNVRMLCRFQTPKEQKAVIAELKSGVCDIIIGTHRLMSKDIEFHDLGLVIIDEEHRFGVKQKEKIRSKLTGVHSLLLSATPIPRTLNQSLSSLRDISLIDTPPRGRTPIKTVVTAWNNDLAAAAINQELARGGQVYYVYNSVQSMQSRYLFLKKLVPQARICMAHGQMDEKELEQTLWDFNNGKYDILLASTIIESGIDITNANTLIVENAQNFGLAQLYQLRGRIGRGSTKAYCYLFHPDWLFKNKEEPQDNFADLAAVYWKPKEEKDPTEEARKRLAALMEFGELGSGFRLALRDMEIRGAGDLLGVKQHGYVNEVGLSLYCDLVAAEVKKLKGERVERNLHAKVNLPVAAYIPPDYIPDDADRLRYYKELMSADETKTQALLAKLKDLSGPLPPEVVHLAELFRMSARAGALEIYHVDWLDGQLELLFTRRFKMPPTLPGELFNRFGADRVEFVKSKNGDGLRLTAPAGKDPVAFAREVLLFFEQILKPQK, translated from the coding sequence ATGACAGACAAAAAGCAGACGTTTCCCTCCCGTTACTACGGCCTGCCAAACGGCGCCGCAAAGGCGTACTTTGTCTGCCAAAAATACCTCAACCGCAACCAAAACGCCCTTTTTGTTACTTCCTCGGATACCGACGATTTTGACAACGCCGCCCACGAATTTGCCCCCCGCGGCGCACAAGTGTTCCACCTGCCCGATACCGACACCGGCCGCATGGACGCCCTGTACGATTTGCTTTCCCCCGCGTCCGGCCCGCGCGTTTTAAGCGCCTCGTATGAAGCGCTTTCTCTGCCGCTGCCCAGCCCGCAGGAATTTAAAGCGCGTCTTTTCACCGTCCGCCGCGGCGATACGCTACGCCGCCAGGAACTGCTGGATAACTTGCAAGCCGCCGGCTACACCCGCGAGGACTACGCCGAAACCCCCGGCCAATACGCCGCACGCGGCAGCGTGGTGGACATTTTTTGCCTAAACCGCCCGGAACCGCTGCGCCTGTATTTTGCCGGCAACCGCGTAGACGTCATCAGCGCGTTTGACCTGGATACCCAAAACACCAAAGAACACGTAGACGAAGCCGTCGTCATTCCGCTGGCGTTTAGCCAAACGCCCGCCACCTTGGCCGATTATACCCCGGGCTACACCTTTATATTTGACGAGCCGGACAAAGAGTTCCCGCTGGCGGACTATCCCGGCTGCGCCGTTACCACCCTTTTGCCCTCGGCCGACGCTACCGACTGCGGGTTGAAATCCAACATTGCCTTCAACGCCAATATGGAACTGCTGGAGCACGAGGTGGCTTCCCTGCAGGAGCGCTCCATGACGGTTACCATTTGCTGTTTAAACCGCGGGGAATTAGACCGCATGACCGAACTGACGGCCGATTACCCGCACCTGAAAAAAGCCGTTTTTAAAATCTCTCCGCTGACGCAGGGGTTCTACAGCCCCGAAGATCATTTTGCGCTGATTACGTCCAACGAAATCTTAGACCGCCGCTACAACACCTCGCGCGTACTGAAGCGTTTTGACGTGGAAGGCGCCAAGCGCGTGCGGTTTAAAGAATTGCAGGCGGGGGATTATGTCGTCCACCAGGAGCACGGCATCGGCCGTTATTTGGGGCTGGAAGTGTTGGACAAAGAAGAAAACCCCACCGACTGCCTGGTCATTGAATACCGGCGGGGCAGCCGCCTGTATGTGCCGATGTACGACTTTAAAAAAGTGCAAAAATATATCGGAGCCGGCGGCAAGCGGCCGGCGCTGTCGGCTTTGGGCGGCGTGGCGTGGAAAGACGTCAAAAAACGGGTCAAAGAAGAAGCCCAAAAAGCCGCCAAAGAAATTTTGCATTTGGAGGCTCTCCGCCAAGCCACGCCGGCGCCCGAAGTGCCCGGAGACCCGCGCATTGAACAGGAATTTGCCGATTCGTTCCCTTACGTGCTGACCCCCGGGCAGGAGCAGGCCATCCGGGATACGCTGCACGATTTGGATCTGCCCAAACCCATGGACAGGGTACTGGTGGGAGACGTGGGCTTTGGCAAAACGGAAGTAGCCATGCGGGCCGCCTTAAAAGTGGCGCTTTCCGGCAAACAAGTGATGGTGCTGGTGCCCACCACCATTTTGGCCGACCAACATTATAAAACGTTTTCCAAACGCATGGCTGGTTTTCCCGTCAATGTGCGGATGCTGTGCCGGTTTCAAACGCCCAAAGAACAAAAAGCCGTCATTGCGGAACTTAAAAGCGGCGTGTGCGACATCATCATCGGCACCCACCGGCTGATGAGCAAAGACATTGAATTTCACGACTTAGGCCTGGTGATTATAGACGAAGAGCACCGCTTCGGCGTCAAGCAGAAAGAAAAAATCCGCTCCAAGCTCACCGGCGTGCATTCCCTGCTCTTAAGCGCCACCCCCATTCCGCGCACGCTCAACCAGTCGCTCTCGTCCCTGCGCGATATTTCGCTCATTGACACGCCCCCCCGCGGCCGCACCCCCATTAAAACCGTCGTTACCGCTTGGAACAACGACCTCGCCGCCGCCGCCATCAACCAGGAACTGGCCCGCGGCGGGCAGGTGTACTATGTCTACAACAGCGTGCAGAGCATGCAGTCGCGCTATTTGTTTTTAAAGAAACTGGTTCCGCAGGCGCGCATTTGCATGGCGCACGGCCAAATGGACGAAAAGGAACTGGAACAAACGCTGTGGGATTTTAATAACGGAAAATACGATATCCTGCTGGCCTCCACCATTATAGAATCCGGCATCGACATCACCAACGCCAACACCTTAATTGTAGAAAACGCCCAGAACTTCGGTCTGGCCCAGCTCTACCAGCTGCGCGGGCGCATCGGCCGCGGCAGCACCAAAGCGTATTGCTATCTATTCCACCCGGATTGGCTGTTTAAAAACAAAGAAGAACCGCAGGACAATTTTGCCGATTTGGCCGCCGTGTACTGGAAACCCAAAGAAGAAAAAGACCCCACCGAAGAGGCCCGCAAACGCTTGGCCGCGCTTATGGAATTTGGCGAACTGGGCAGCGGCTTCCGCCTGGCGCTTCGCGATATGGAAATCCGCGGGGCGGGCGATTTGCTGGGCGTCAAACAGCACGGCTACGTAAACGAAGTGGGGCTGAGCCTGTACTGCGATTTGGTGGCCGCGGAAGTAAAAAAATTAAAAGGCGAGCGGGTGGAGCGCAACCTGCATGCCAAAGTCAATTTGCCAGTAGCGGCTTATATTCCGCCGGATTATATCCCGGACGACGCCGACCGCCTGCGCTATTACAAAGAACTCATGAGCGCGGACGAAACCAAAACGCAAGCGCTGCTGGCCAAATTAAAAGATTTAAGCGGCCCGCTGCCGCCGGAAGTCGTGCACTTGGCGGAGCTGTTTCGGATGTCGGCCCGGGCGGGCGCGTTGGAAATTTACCATGTGGACTGGCTGGACGGCCAGTTGGAACTGTTGTTTACGCGCCGCTTTAAAATGCCGCCCACCCTGCCCGGCGAATTATTCAACCGCTTCGGGGCCGACCGGGTGGAATTTGTAAAATCCAAAAACGGAGACGGCCTGCGCCTTACGGCGCCCGCCGGCAAAGACCCGGTGGCTTTTGCCCGGGAAGTTCTTTTATTTTTTGAACAAATTTTAAAACCGCAAAAATGA
- a CDS encoding peptidylprolyl isomerase — translation MKRCLLIAVLCLAVWGCKKAADTIPDDAAARVGRETITEEDIAARTALLSEDDRAFAKTPIGRQNLLQIITREKLIAAAAKDEQLDQSDVYLSIMEDKRAQLADIYRQFGEQTLEQLWYDELKEKGDTAVTDEEIDAYYDKYPYEMTIQQIIIDNAQTADQVLRALKASPRRWNELERQYSCAPDALRKLSFMPGEYLPDIEVIAANSPTNSVQGFFKTAQGFHIIKKTGEKRLSRKAAEPRIREVLENKKLDKILDALKNKYEVVIYEKSE, via the coding sequence ATGAAAAGATGTTTGCTTATCGCCGTTTTATGCCTAGCGGTCTGGGGCTGCAAAAAAGCCGCCGACACCATCCCGGACGATGCCGCCGCCCGCGTGGGGCGCGAAACCATCACGGAAGAAGACATTGCCGCCCGTACGGCGCTGCTTTCAGAGGATGACCGCGCCTTCGCCAAAACGCCTATCGGCCGCCAGAATTTGCTGCAGATTATTACGCGCGAAAAACTGATTGCCGCCGCCGCCAAAGACGAACAGCTGGATCAGTCGGACGTGTACCTTTCCATTATGGAAGACAAGCGCGCCCAACTGGCCGACATTTACCGCCAATTCGGCGAGCAAACGCTGGAGCAACTGTGGTATGACGAGCTTAAAGAAAAAGGCGACACGGCCGTAACGGACGAAGAAATAGACGCCTACTACGACAAATACCCGTATGAAATGACCATTCAGCAAATCATCATCGACAATGCCCAAACCGCCGACCAAGTGCTGCGGGCGCTCAAGGCCTCCCCCCGCCGCTGGAACGAACTGGAACGCCAATACAGCTGTGCGCCGGATGCGCTGCGCAAACTTTCGTTTATGCCGGGGGAATACCTGCCGGACATTGAGGTCATCGCCGCCAACTCCCCCACCAACAGCGTGCAAGGTTTTTTCAAAACGGCGCAGGGATTTCATATAATAAAGAAAACAGGCGAGAAACGCCTTTCGCGCAAAGCGGCCGAGCCGCGCATCCGCGAAGTGTTGGAAAATAAAAAGTTGGATAAAATTTTGGATGCTCTTAAAAACAAGTACGAGGTTGTGATATATGAAAAAAGCGAATAA